One segment of Spiroplasma kunkelii CR2-3x DNA contains the following:
- a CDS encoding DUF3627 domain-containing protein, giving the protein MSNYIKKNQNIENYFISKEFIPFTTDKASFINLPNHNRHIGFWLSNKLIYPSEKHSEQVAIGLIYDNSYPIIKYDENLKRNIWKYLTGTELINLYNQYKQNYFTKMKEALFSSEPKKVKANNNNNNLINWTVEKEQQLIKDLEDLN; this is encoded by the coding sequence TTGAGTAATTATATTAAGAAAAATCAGAATATAGAAAATTATTTTATTAGTAAGGAATTTATCCCCTTTACAACAGATAAAGCAAGTTTTATTAATTTACCCAATCATAATCGCCATATTGGTTTTTGGTTGAGTAATAAGCTTATTTATCCGAGTGAAAAACATTCAGAGCAAGTAGCAATTGGTTTGATTTATGATAATTCTTATCCTATTATAAAGTATGATGAAAATTTAAAGCGAAATATTTGAAAATATTTAACTGGAACAGAATTAATCAATTTATATAATCAATATAAACAAAATTATTTTACTAAAATGAAAGAAGCGTTATTTTCAAGTGAACCTAAAAAAGTAAAAGCAAATAATAACAATAATAATTTAATAAATTGAACTGTTGAAAAAGAGCAACAATTAATTAAAGATTTGGAAGATTTAAATTAA
- a CDS encoding DUF2649 family protein: protein MQNDWIKLKEFFIHIFLFIDKTNVETITMWNLTQNEYLTLMVGIWIVILFLTWFFLWMVFKIVGYFK, encoded by the coding sequence ATGCAAAATGATTGAATTAAATTAAAAGAGTTTTTTATTCATATATTTTTGTTTATAGATAAAACAAATGTTGAAACTATTACAATGTGGAATTTAACGCAAAATGAATATTTAACTTTAATGGTTGGTATTTGAATTGTTATTTTGTTCTTAACTTGGTTTTTCTTGTGAATGGTTTTTAAAATAGTTGGGTATTTTAAATAA